Proteins from a genomic interval of Corythoichthys intestinalis isolate RoL2023-P3 chromosome 3, ASM3026506v1, whole genome shotgun sequence:
- the cux2b gene encoding homeobox protein cut-like 2 isoform X4, whose amino-acid sequence MTPNSTPTPGAPGSPQEIYQDQTEGQGEEENVGVSLADKLSEAEEKIKILHSSLDTSQTELLDLRCKYSQEMTNKVEEVSIIMAKLEKANQRAEMAQKEVQRLKEQIVSGPSASAGGCQLIEGTPGTGKENNESGEAVPSKLEATLLAKDREIIRLLENIQRLQFTLQEVQDTSANQIIELERQLAYKTEAIERLEAKLKSQMDYEEIKTELSILKVMKLASVNGSSSQDSVKATEALLLDKEAFLPSHKYLMEKARILHSTDDDQSEEGGRETGRPPGSHSSSSQVDTGHTSPSPCRPTLDGSSSSHDLTRPFSVSPCSGDRLSGDHLLHKHLLSPHFKKEGHMAFPTALYAAKVALMSATQGSGGSDTGLPSDQSESGGSTAGDDDQVDTAEIAFQVKEQLLKHNIGQRVFGHYVLGLSQGSVSEILARPKPWRKLTVKGKEPFIKMKQFLSDEQNILALRTIQVRQRGSITPRIRTPETGSDDAIRNILEQAKKEIQSQRGGDCKTPVHTSLGRTSNGASNSSDETIKNILQQARREMESQQQVLMDMEGCGRASAVGTGAQVELLGPHDRSRGLPLPISIKQEEGGCVTVCMANAISSPQTPLSVLSPAAFVQNIIRKVKSEIGEVGTYFDQHWSQERGSMGLSGMGSSQPFNSISPAVSSSSSGPSALNRPWPRLENGECLSEEASAAEEELGPGRPMEVKVESDTSISGESPGPSPGRLSYYPPYVPRALKPTVPPLTPEQYELYMYREVDTIELTRQVKEKLAKNGICQRIFGEKVLGLSQGSVSDMLSRPKPWSKLTQKGREPFIRMQLWLLDQLGQTLNQAPHQDKSPVTTQSSPSPPLSPAGGQPSPLVEPVSLSLESSKENQQPENLVLGLPPQPEGGKSTANLIALHHPTNPLGIQELVAMSSELDTYAITKKVKEVLTDNNLGQRLFGETILGLTQGSVSDLLSRPKPWHKLSLKGREPFVRMQLWLNDPHNVEKLRAMKKMEKKAYLKRRYGLLSTGSDSDSPSTRSECVSPALASLDLCSYGQVKKPRVVLGAEEKEALRKVYLLEPYPSQNTIEMLAAQLHLKTNTVINWFHNYRSRMRREVLMEGLPDNDTDAEHHSYSPSLTRSPHSDGEERRSQQPSGHNRSSLPPSNIALPYVKQEEADGENVGEVGAEDSSRQTSAQCFSTTVQFPQFKSEREDPGVDCREPLSTGQEEEISSQLAVYNSSTSIDTPQRVNQSRHEGEDSRKSPVDPLSFKASSEACRSSLEIALNSPSAASSPGLMMSVSPVPSSSAPISPSLPNPPSTSTNHSLDPNAPPPFQSPKLNRSTQRRNEKMANLNNIIHRLERAANREETLEWEF is encoded by the exons CTTTGGATACTTCACAGACAGAGCTTCTCGACCTGCGGTGTAAATATAGCCAAGAAATGACAAACAA GGTAGAAGAAGTCAGCATCATTATGGCCAAACTTGAGAAGGCAAACCAG AGAGCAGAAATGGCCCAGAAAGAAGTGCAGAGGCTAAAGGAGCAGATAGTCAGTGGGCCGAGTGCCTCTGCAGGGGGCTGTCAACTCATAGAGGGCACCCCTGGCACCGGCAAG GAGAACAACGAGAGCGGCGAGGCTGTGCCCTCCAAACTCGAGGCCACTCTGCTCGCAAAAGACCGTGAAATCATCCGCCTTCTTGAAAATATTCAGCGGCTTCAGTTCACGCTACAGGAGGTGCAAGATACCTCAGCCAATCAGATCATAGAGCTGGAACGACAGTTGGCCTACAAGACAGAAGCTATTGAG agattaGAAGCAAAACTGAAATCCCAAATGGATTATGAAGAGATTAAAACTGAACTCAG CATCTTAAAGGTAATGAAGCTAGCCTCTGTGAATGGCAGCTCTTCCCAG gATTCTGTAAAGGCCACAGAGGCGCTTCTGCTAGATAAAGAGGCATTTCTTCCATCTCACAAGTACTTGATGGAAAAGGCCAGGATATTGCACAGTACTG ATGATGACCAGTCAGAGGAAGGAGGTAGAGAAACAGGCAGGCCTCCTGGCTCACACTCATCATCCTCTCAGGTGGACACTGGTCACACCTCTCCCAGCCCTTGTCGTCCCACGTTAGATGGCTCGTCCTCCAGCCACGATCTTACCCGGCCCTTCTCAGTGTCGCCGTGTTCTGGTGACCGACTATCAGGGGACCACTTACTCCACAAGCATCTTCTCTCCCCCCATTTTAAAAAGGAGGGCCATATGGCTTTTCCCACTGCACTCTACGCGGCCAAGGTGGCCCTCATGTCAGCCACTCAAGGTTCCGGAGGCAGTGACACAGGCTTACCCAGTGACCAATCCGAAAGCGGAGGCTCAACCGCAGGGGATGACGACCAAGTCGACACGGCGGAGATTGCCTTTCAGGTGAAGGAGCAGCTGCTGAAACATAACATCGGCCAGCGCGTGTTTGGCCACTATGTGTTGGGCCTCTCCCAGGGCTCAGTCAGTGAGATCCTGGCCAGGCCCAAACCCTGGAGGAAGTTGACTGTGAAAGGCAAAGAGCCTTTCATTAAAATGAAGCAATTTCTCTCTgatgagcaaaacatcctggCACTTAGGACTATCCAGGTCCGTCAAAGAG GGAGCATCACTCCACGCATCCgaactccagaaactgggtcagaCGATGCCATTAGGAATATCCTGGAGCAGGCCAAGAAGGAGATTCAGTCCCAGAGGGGAG GGGACTGCAAGACTCCCGTGCACACCAGCTTGGGCAGAACCAGTAACGGGGCAAGCAACAGCTCTGACGAAACCAttaaaaatattctacaacAAGCCAGGAGGGAGATGGAATCCCAGCAACAGGTCTTGATGGATATGGAAGGCTGCGGAAGAGCTTCAGCAGTTGGCACAGGAGCCCAAGTGGAACTTCTGGGGCCCCACGATCGTTCTAGAGGCCTACCTTTGCCCATCTCCATTAAACAAGAGGAGGGTGGCTGTGTTACTGTTTGCATGGCCAATGCCATCAGCAGCCCCCAGACACCCCTCAGTGTCCTCTCTCCAGCGGCCTTCGTACAGAATATCATTCGTAAAGTCAAATCAGAGATCGGCGAGGTCGGCACTTATTTCGACCAGCATTGGTCTCAGGAGCGCGGCTCGATGGGGCTCAGCGGCATGGGAAGCTCCCAGCCCTTTAATTCTATTTCCCCCGCTGTGTCTTCTTCTTCCTCGGGTCCCTCCGCATTGAACCGGCCCTGGCCGCGCCTGGAGAATGGCGAATGTCTCAGCGAAGAAGCCTCCGCCGCTGAAGAAGAGCTGGGACCCGGTCGACCCATGGAGGTGAAGGTGGAGTCGGACACCTCGATCAGTGGCGAGTCCCCGGGCCCGAGCCCTGGCCGCCTTTCTTACTATCCGCCGTACGTTCCGCGGGCTCTCAAGCCCACCGTCCCGCCGCTGACTCCCGAGCAGTACGAGTTGTACATGTACCGAGAGGTGGATACCATTGAGTTGACCAGGCAAGTGAAGGAAAAGCTggcaaaaaatggcatctgccAGAGGATCTTTGGTGAAAAA GTACTTGGACTTTCTCAGGGTAGCGTAAGTGACATGCTTTCACGGCCCAAACCCTGGAGCAAGCTGACCCAGAAAGGCAGGGAACCCTTCATCCGCATGCAGCTCTGGTTACTTGATCAACTAGGCCAGACCCTCAATCAGGCCCCGCACCAGG ATAAAAGTCCAGTTACGACACAGTCTTCACCTTCCCCACCCCTGAGTCCGGCAGGGGGTCAGCCGAGTCCACTCGTTGAGCCGGTGAGCCTCTCCCTGGAGAGCAGTAAGGAGAATCAGCAGCCTGAGAACCTGGTCTTGGGCCTACCTCCCCAGCCCGAGGGAGGGAAGTCAACAGCCAATCTTATAGCTCTACATCACCCCACTAACCCACTTGGCATCCAGGAGCTGGTAGCCATGTCTTCTGAGCTTGACACCTATGCCATTACTAAAAAAGTCAAAGAGGTGTTGACAGACAATAATCTAG GACAGCGTCTTTTTGGAGAGACCATTTTGGGTCTGACTCAAGGCTCTGTGTCGGACTTGCTGTCACGGCCTAAACCCTGGCACAAACTTAGCCTCAAAGGCAGGGAACCATTTGTGCGCATGCAGTTGTGGCTCAATGATCCTCACAATGTTGAAAAGTTGAGGGCTATGAAAAAGATGGAAAAGAAAG CTTACCTGAAGCGACGTTACGGGTTACTGAGCACAGGCTCAGACAGTGACTCGCCCAGCACTCGCTCAGAGTGTGTGAGTCCAGCCTTAGCCTCGCTGGACCTGTGCTCATACGGTCAGGTGAAGAAGCCTCGAGTGGTGCTTGGAGCGGAGGAGAAAGAAGCCCTGAGGAAGGTCTACCTCTTGGAGCCGTATCCCTCTCAGAATACCATTGAGATGCTAGCAGCCCAGCTCCACCTCAAAACCAACACGGTTATCAACTGGTTCCACAATTACAG GTCCAGGATGCGACGCGAAGTGCTGATGGAGGGTCTGCCCGACAACGACACGGACGCCGAGCACCACAGCTACTCGCCTTCACTGACGAGGAGCCCCCACTCTGACGGGGAAGAGAGGAGGTCGCAGCAACCCTCAGGACACAACCGCTCCAGCCTTCCCCCCAGCAACATTGCACTTCCTTATGTCAAACAAGAGGAAGCGGACGGAGAAAACGTAGGGGAAGTAGGGGCGGAGGACTCGTCGAGACAAACGAGCGCTCAGTGTTTTTCCACTACAGTGCAATTTCCCCAGTTTAAAAGCGAGCGGGAGGACCCCGGCGTCGACTGTCGTGAGCCCCTCTCAACTGGCCAGGAAGAGGAGATAAGCAGTCAGCTTGCTGTGTACAATAGCAGCACCTCAATAGACACCCCCCAGAGAGTGAATCAATCCAGGCACGAGGGGGAAGACTCCAGAAAGTCACCCGTCGACCCGCTCAGCTTCAAGGCCTCGTCGGAAGCCTGCCGCAGCAGTTTGGAGATCGCCCTCAACTCTCCTTCTGCTGCATCCTCCCCTGGTCTCATGATGTCAGTCTCTCCCGTGCCCTCTTCCTCTGCTCCCATATCCCCCTCGCTGCCGAACCCGCCCTCAACGAGCACCAATCACAGCCTGGACCCGAATGCGCCCCCTCCTTTCCAAAGCCCTAAGCTCAATAGAAGCACTCAGAGACGCAATGAGAAAATGGCAAACCTCAATAATATCATTCACAGGTTAGAGAGAGCCGCCAATCGTGAAGAAACACTAGAATGGGAATTTTAA